Proteins from one Gimesia maris genomic window:
- the groES gene encoding co-chaperone GroES produces the protein MAKKAAKASKGARIVPLGDKVVLKREVAESTTAGGIVLPDSAQDKPQRGEVVAVGDGHVKSDGTKLPLTVKEGDRVIFSPYGGDEIKIGGEEYLLLRESDILATY, from the coding sequence ATGGCGAAGAAGGCTGCCAAAGCAAGTAAAGGCGCCCGGATTGTCCCTCTTGGTGACAAAGTCGTTCTGAAAAGAGAAGTTGCAGAGTCAACCACAGCAGGGGGTATTGTCCTTCCTGACAGTGCGCAAGACAAACCACAACGTGGTGAAGTCGTCGCCGTGGGAGATGGACACGTCAAATCTGATGGAACAAAGCTTCCATTAACCGTCAAGGAAGGGGACCGTGTCATTTTCAGTCCATATGGTGGGGACGAAATCAAAATTGGCGGAGAAGAGTATCTGTTACTCCGCGAAAGTGACATTTTGGCAACTTACTAA
- a CDS encoding metallophosphoesterase family protein: MMDQSTQKGRTIAIGDIHGCDVALGTILYHLELTREDTFICLGDAVDRGPGTKHVIEILLDLKASCKLIMIKGNHEEMMLDGLQGGHWESIWLQHGGKEAIDSYGGRYDLIPEEHRIFMATALDYYETETDIFVHATAVPGVPLEDLTKQELRWDRITGQEAPDPSGRRIICGHTAQKSGKPLVYEGWACLDTAAYRGNYLTAIDVHTNELFQAKQSGKYRDGKTLERYLTK, from the coding sequence ATGATGGATCAATCGACACAGAAAGGACGGACGATCGCAATCGGTGATATTCACGGTTGTGATGTGGCGCTGGGTACGATTCTGTATCATCTCGAGTTGACTCGGGAGGATACCTTTATCTGTCTGGGCGATGCGGTTGACCGGGGACCTGGTACCAAACATGTGATTGAGATTCTACTGGATCTCAAAGCCAGCTGTAAGCTGATCATGATCAAAGGCAATCATGAAGAGATGATGCTGGATGGTCTGCAGGGGGGGCACTGGGAATCAATCTGGCTGCAGCATGGCGGCAAAGAAGCAATCGACTCCTACGGTGGTCGCTACGATCTTATACCGGAAGAGCATCGTATTTTTATGGCGACTGCTTTGGATTATTATGAAACAGAGACAGATATCTTCGTCCATGCAACGGCTGTTCCCGGCGTTCCTCTGGAAGACCTGACCAAACAGGAACTCCGCTGGGACCGGATCACAGGTCAGGAAGCCCCGGATCCTTCCGGACGTCGGATCATCTGTGGACACACGGCACAGAAATCAGGAAAGCCGCTGGTATATGAGGGCTGGGCCTGTCTGGATACCGCTGCTTACCGGGGAAACTATCTGACTGCGATTGACGTGCACACCAATGAACTCTTTCAGGCAAAGCAATCAGGAAAATACCGCGACGGCAAAACTCTGGAACGCTATCTGACTA
- a CDS encoding argininosuccinate synthase — MAREKVVLAYSGGLDTSVAVKWINEKYNMDVITYTCDLGQGRDVDGIKEKAIKTGAVEAVIEDTKNMFVDFFVWPSLMTGTMYEGKYPLATALGRPLIAHRMVEVAKEHGATAVAHGCTGKGNDQVRFDVSFQTLAPQLKIIAPVREWKWTRTEELQYAKEHGIEVEATKESIFSIDQNLWGRSVEAGILEDPWVAPPKEAYKWTVSPEEAPNQPVEVTIEFEQGRPIAVDGKEMDGAELILHLNKIGGENGVGRIDHVENRLVGIKSREIYEAPAAVILHNAHRELEYLTLSRQALRFKTYVSQTCSDIIYDGLWYSSFHQDLMGFVEKNQRFVSGTVRVSLYKGNHTVTGLKSEHSLYSPELATYEEGDQFPHETALGFIRIHGLAQQTQARQQLLKGEPSSKPTRIMPPSQSDKS; from the coding sequence GTGGCAAGAGAAAAAGTAGTTTTGGCATACAGTGGTGGCTTGGATACTTCCGTGGCCGTCAAGTGGATCAATGAAAAATACAATATGGACGTGATCACTTATACCTGTGATCTCGGCCAGGGTCGCGATGTAGACGGAATCAAGGAAAAAGCGATCAAAACCGGCGCGGTAGAAGCCGTCATTGAAGACACCAAGAACATGTTTGTCGATTTCTTTGTCTGGCCTTCTCTGATGACGGGGACGATGTACGAAGGTAAATATCCGCTGGCGACCGCACTGGGACGCCCTCTGATTGCACATCGAATGGTTGAAGTCGCCAAGGAGCACGGTGCGACAGCAGTGGCACATGGCTGTACCGGCAAAGGAAATGACCAGGTTCGGTTTGATGTTTCATTTCAGACGCTGGCACCCCAGTTGAAAATTATTGCTCCCGTACGTGAATGGAAATGGACTCGTACCGAGGAACTGCAGTATGCCAAAGAGCATGGCATTGAAGTAGAAGCCACGAAAGAAAGCATTTTCAGTATCGACCAGAACTTATGGGGACGTTCTGTGGAAGCCGGTATTCTTGAAGATCCCTGGGTCGCCCCGCCTAAGGAAGCTTATAAATGGACGGTTTCCCCCGAAGAAGCTCCCAACCAGCCAGTGGAAGTCACAATCGAATTTGAGCAGGGACGTCCGATCGCCGTTGATGGAAAAGAGATGGATGGCGCTGAGTTAATTCTGCATCTGAATAAAATCGGTGGAGAAAACGGCGTCGGTCGCATTGATCATGTTGAAAACCGCCTGGTAGGGATCAAGAGTCGCGAAATCTATGAAGCACCTGCTGCTGTCATTTTGCATAATGCCCACCGTGAACTGGAATACCTGACTCTAAGCAGGCAGGCGCTGCGATTCAAAACTTACGTCAGCCAGACCTGCAGTGACATCATTTACGATGGCCTCTGGTACAGTTCATTCCATCAGGACCTGATGGGATTTGTCGAAAAGAACCAGCGTTTTGTTTCTGGAACCGTTCGAGTTTCTCTGTATAAAGGAAATCATACAGTGACCGGTTTGAAGAGTGAGCACAGCCTTTACAGTCCTGAGCTGGCAACCTACGAAGAGGGCGACCAGTTTCCTCATGAAACAGCCCTGGGTTTCATCAGGATCCATGGACTGGCTCAACAGACTCAGGCACGTCAACAGTTATTGAAAGGGGAACCCAGTTCCAAACCAACCCGGATTATGCCCCCCAGTCAATCTGACAAATCCTGA
- the groL gene encoding chaperonin GroEL (60 kDa chaperone family; promotes refolding of misfolded polypeptides especially under stressful conditions; forms two stacked rings of heptamers to form a barrel-shaped 14mer; ends can be capped by GroES; misfolded proteins enter the barrel where they are refolded when GroES binds) — MAKMIAFDQEAQEAMRRGISKLARAVRVTLGPKGRNVILEKSFGSPTVTKDGVSVAREIELPDKFEDMGARMVREVASKTSDIAGDGTTTATIMAEAIYNEGLKSVVAGVSPIAMKRGMDKAVEDIVDKLHKMSIECKNKKAISQVGKVASNGDEEIGKILADAMEKVGKDGVITVEEGQSLQTSFEVVEGMQFDRGYLSPYFVTDPQSMSCDLEDAYVLVHEKKISNIKDLVPVLEKVVNAGKPLLIIAEDIEGEALSTLVINKLRGTFRCCAVKAPGYGDRRKAMLQDIAIMVGGQAIFEDLGIQLENLQLSDLGTAKKVSVDKDNATIIEGGGKPGEIKSRIEQIRRELENSTSDYDKEKLEERIAKLSGGVAQINVGAATESEMKEKKARVEDALHAVRAAVAEGILPGGGVALLRCSAACKPTGLSQEEKVGYEIILRACRAPLTSIANNAGDDGSVVCEKVSELEGNMGYNAATSKYEDLVKTGIIDPTRVTRSALQNSASVSTLLLTSDALIAEKGKDDHGDDDLH; from the coding sequence ATGGCAAAGATGATTGCCTTCGATCAGGAAGCTCAAGAAGCGATGCGACGCGGCATCAGTAAGTTGGCGCGCGCAGTTCGGGTAACACTGGGTCCCAAGGGACGTAATGTTATTCTGGAAAAAAGCTTTGGTTCCCCGACTGTAACTAAAGACGGTGTATCTGTTGCCCGCGAAATCGAGCTGCCAGACAAGTTCGAAGACATGGGAGCCCGTATGGTTCGTGAAGTTGCCAGCAAAACTTCTGACATCGCCGGCGATGGAACCACAACTGCTACCATTATGGCAGAAGCGATTTACAATGAAGGTCTGAAATCGGTTGTCGCCGGTGTCAGCCCGATTGCCATGAAGCGTGGCATGGATAAAGCCGTCGAAGACATTGTGGACAAGCTCCACAAAATGTCGATCGAATGCAAGAACAAGAAAGCGATTTCCCAGGTTGGTAAAGTTGCCTCGAATGGTGACGAAGAAATCGGTAAAATTCTGGCAGACGCCATGGAAAAGGTTGGTAAAGACGGCGTGATTACCGTCGAAGAAGGCCAGAGCCTGCAGACCAGCTTCGAAGTGGTAGAAGGCATGCAGTTTGACCGCGGTTATCTGTCTCCTTACTTCGTCACTGATCCTCAGAGCATGTCCTGCGATCTGGAAGATGCCTACGTTCTGGTTCACGAAAAGAAGATTTCGAACATTAAAGACCTTGTTCCCGTCCTGGAAAAAGTCGTTAATGCCGGTAAGCCTCTGCTGATCATTGCAGAAGACATCGAAGGCGAAGCCCTGTCGACACTCGTGATCAACAAACTGCGTGGTACTTTCCGCTGCTGTGCTGTGAAAGCACCTGGTTACGGCGATCGTCGTAAAGCCATGCTGCAGGATATCGCCATCATGGTTGGTGGCCAGGCAATCTTCGAAGATCTCGGCATTCAGCTGGAAAATCTGCAGTTGTCCGACCTGGGAACAGCCAAGAAAGTTTCCGTCGATAAAGACAACGCCACTATCATCGAAGGTGGTGGAAAGCCTGGCGAAATCAAATCCCGTATCGAACAGATCCGTCGTGAACTGGAAAATTCAACCAGCGATTACGACAAGGAAAAGCTGGAAGAACGGATCGCGAAACTTTCTGGCGGTGTTGCACAGATCAATGTGGGTGCCGCGACTGAAAGTGAAATGAAAGAAAAGAAAGCTCGCGTGGAAGATGCTCTGCATGCTGTTCGTGCCGCTGTTGCCGAAGGCATTCTGCCCGGTGGTGGTGTTGCGTTACTGCGATGTTCTGCCGCCTGCAAGCCAACTGGTCTTTCACAGGAAGAAAAAGTTGGTTACGAGATCATTCTACGTGCCTGTCGTGCACCGCTGACATCCATTGCCAATAACGCCGGCGATGATGGCAGTGTGGTCTGCGAAAAGGTTTCCGAACTGGAAGGCAACATGGGCTACAACGCCGCGACTTCCAAGTACGAAGATCTGGTCAAAACCGGGATCATCGATCCAACCCGTGTGACGCGGTCTGCACTGCAGAATTCAGCCAGCGTTTCAACTCTGCTGCTGACCAGTGATGCCCTGATCGCTGAAAAGGGTAAGGATGACCATGGCGACGACGATCTGCACTAA